A part of Setaria viridis chromosome 8, Setaria_viridis_v4.0, whole genome shotgun sequence genomic DNA contains:
- the LOC117833757 gene encoding uncharacterized protein, whose product MSKPERMSLAFLKDITSDFSSNQILGIGGFGVVYKGVLENGEEVAVKKLINSHVDLDDDQFEKEVAALFGLRHKNIVQLRGYCADSSKECVPVPVPEATGRNKHVLAEIRERLLCLEYMPNKSLRHHISDASCGLEWQVRYDIIMGICSGLHYLHTKHNIAHMDLKPANILLDHNMAPKIADFGTSRFFDTNKSQNMTKNPIGTLAYMAPEYKSHGSISPKADIFSLGVIILELMTGSKLPEYPLSEESVAHLPNEVVGKWRDRLSNAAYSQQVHMCVSIAIECVNYDKDRRPTTGCIIKKLNEVQMASSHPTGSQLFMVLGQNDDPRCCHRNCGCSSHPSKYHTSTWSWVVSTLKILTVPITLFSTGVVAIILVYQQHRMSSWPWVILFAIGAVPDAVLILLNPSSSWCVVLALKVLTALVALLALGVLGLMTTHLIFILPHPRRGSRMTIFTIGSIVAAVLVLLNPTSSWSWVVLTLKVITSLLTLHANGFRDLVATALILNFPNPLRWSRMTLFKGSMLVAVLVLLNPSSSCSWVVLILKVLTALVTLLAIEIVGLLAMARGLFQDLPSPRTWLQVTLFATGYILLVAVLVLSKTRSSWPWVVMTTLNVAQAFITFYVTEAVDRVNIALHDLRSSSRSRSILLFSIKAVLTTIVGVVGLLNNPSNSWSWVVTTLKVIMAPVAFLAIAYTLNSILFCYLSKLGRRSSWTKLVILFAIGAIQAVLILLNPSSLWSWVKVVVTTRLTWYAMGVITVFVLPLRWEPAILLPLFIICAIGAVLAVLVISVVGIFAPVLMVCREIYAGILFFWRHTSAILAAQDHPKQDDRPCVKRGRKSTK is encoded by the exons ATGTCGAAGCCGGAGCGTATGTCGCTAGCCTTTCTAAAAGACATCACAAGTGATTTCTCCAGCAACCAAATACTGGGAATAGGTGGGTTTGGAGTGGTTTACAAG GGTGTTCTTGAAAATGGGGAGGAGGTTGCTGTGAAGAAGCTTATTAATTCCCATGTGGACCTAGATGATGACCAGTTTGAGAAAGAAGTTGCAGCTCTTTTTGGGTTGAGGCACAAAAATATAGTGCAACTCAGAGGCTACTGTGCTGACTCAAGCAAGGAATgtgtgccggtgccggtgccggaagCCACCGGAAGAAATAAACATGTCCTGGCTGAAATACGAGAAAGGCTGCTCTGCCTTGAATACATGCCTAACAAAAGCCTTCGTCATCACATTTCAG ATGCATCTTGTGGCCTCGAGTGGCAAGTGAGATATGACATAATCATGGGGATTTGCTCTGGTTTGCACTACCTTCACACGAAACACAATATTGCTCACATGGACCTTAAACCCGCGAACATATTACTGGATCACAATATGGCACCGAAAATTGCAGATTTTGGTACATCGAGATTCTTTGACACAAACAAATCTCAAAATATGACCAAAAACCCTATTGGGACACT TGCATACATGGCACCAGAGTACAAGTCTCATGGGTCGATATCACCGAAGGCAGATATATTCAGTTTGGGTGTTATAATCCTGGAGCTAATGACAGGATCCAAACTCCCAGAGTATCCCCTTAGTGAAGAATCTGTGGCACACCTTCCTAATGAG GTGGTTGGAAAATGGAGGGACAGATTGTCGAATGCAGCCTATAGTCAACAAGTACACATGTGTGTCTCGATAGCAATAGAATGTGTTAACTATGACAAAGATAGAAGGCCCACCACAGGATGTATAATCAAAAAGCTTAATGAAGTCCAG ATGGCTTCCTCTCATCCCACAGGATCCCAACTTTTTATGGTATTGGGTCAAAACGATGACCCCCGATGTTGCCATAGGAATTGTGGCTGCAGTTCTCATCCTAGCAAGTACCACACCAGCACATGGTCATGGGTGGTATCGACCTTGAAAATCCTCACGGTTCCGATAACCTTATTTTCCACAGGTGTTGTGGCTATAATTCTCGTCTACCAGCAGCATCGCATGAGTTCATGGCCATGGGTGATCTTATTTGCCATAGGAGCTGTACCAGATGCAGTTCTTATCCTACTGAATCCTAGCAGCTCATGGTGTGTGGTACTGGCCCTGAAGGTTCTCACAGCTCTGGTAGCATTACTTGCCTTAGGAGTTTTGGGCCTTATGACTACACATCTCATCTTTATCTTACCTCATCCTAGGAGAGGGTCACGGATGACCATATTTACTATAGGATCTATAGTGGCTGCAGTTCTCGTCCTACTGAATCCTACCAGTTCATGGTCATGGGTAGTACTGACCCTGAAGGTCATCACGTCTCTGCTAACATTACATGCTAACGGATTTAGGGACCTTGTCGCTACAGCTCTCATCCTCAACTTTCCGAATCCCCTGAGATGGTCAAGGATGACCTTATTTAAAGGATCCATGCTGGTTGCAGTTCTTGTCCTACTGAATCCTAGCAGTTCATGCTCATGGGTGGTACTGATCCTAAAGGTCCTCACAGCTCTGGTAACATTACTTGCCATAGAAATAGTGGGTCTTTTGGCAATGGCTAGAGGTCTGTTCCAAGACTTACCGAGTCCCAGGACATGGTTACAGGTGACCTTATTTGCCACAGGATATATACTACTGGTTGCAGTTCTCGTACTATCGAAGACCAGAAGTTCATGGCCATGGGTGGTAATGACGACCCTAAATGTTGCTCAGGCTTTCATAACCTTTTATGTCACTGAAGCTGTGGATAGAGTTAACATCGCTCTACATGATCTCAGGAGTAGTTCAAGATCACGATCCATCTTATTATTTTCCATAAAAGCTGTACTGACTACAATTGTCGGAGTAGTTGGACTATTGAATAATCCTAGCAATTCATGGTCATGGGTGGTAACGACCCTGAAGGTCATTATGGCTCCGGTAGCCTTCCTTGCCATAGCATATACGCTCAACAGTATTCTCTTCTGCTACTTGAGTAAACTGGGTCGCCGGAGTTCATGGACGAAACTGGTGATCTTATTTGCGATAGGAGCTATACAGGCTGTTCTCATCCTACTGAATCCCAGCAGTTTATGGTCATGGGTGAAGGTCGTCGTTACAACTCGGTTAACCTGGTATGCCATGGGAGTCATCACTGTATTTGTCCTTCCCCTCCGATGGGAACCCGCCATTTTGTTGCCACTTTTTATCATATGTGCCATTGGAGCTGTCCTGGCAGTACTTGTTATTTCTGTTGTTGGGATATTTGCTCCAGTTCTTATGGTTTGTAGAGAGATATATGCTGGCATTCTGTTTTTTTGGAGACATACTTCCGCAATTCTTGCGGCCCAGGATCACCCCAAGCAAGATGATCGACCTTGCGTGAAAAGAGGCCGAAAGAGCACCAAATGA
- the LOC117834225 gene encoding protein-tyrosine-phosphatase PTP1, producing MEGEVKHCKKALKALEKKLGKPKALAKEFWNLPDIGTVPPSSQKSAREAVNRGRNRYTDVLPIDKTRVRLQSPTGNDYINASFINTGGRYQTKFISTQGPLARTIEDFWQMIYENHCPVIVMLTKFDGYKCDEYLPLSKGQGAFGKFNIKIVKTRNDGQLVLRVVKVQRDESDSVHSLLHIEHSEWPDHGVPSNSNAVRQILKRLYHIPREHPIVAHCSAGIGRTGAYITIHNAIDRILLGDQGAVNLAETLKKFRSERPGMVQTEEQFKFCHQAIADELKDLISNSKH from the exons atggaggGCGAGGTCAAGCACTGCAAGAAGGCGCTCAAGGCGCTCGAGAAGAAGCTCGGGAAGCCCAAAGCGCTGGCCAAGGAGTTCTGGAACCTCCCG GATATAGGAACAGTGCCTCCGTCGTCACAAAAGTCGGCTCGGGAAGCTGTTAATAGAGGAAGAAATCGCTACACTGATGTCTTGCCAA TTGACAAAACCAGAGTACGACTACAGTCCCCAACAGGCAATGATTACATCAATGCCAGCTTTATAAAT ACTGGTGGCAGATATCAAACAAAGTTTATTTCCACTCAAGGCCCGCTAGCCAGGACAATTGAAGATTTTTGGCAGATGATATATGAGAATCACTGTCCTGTGATCGTTATGCTCACCAAATTTGATGGTTATAAG TGCGATGAGTATCTTCCGTTGAGTAAGGGTCAGGGAGCTTTTGGAAAATTTAACATTAAGATCGTGAAGACAAGAAATGATGGTCAGTTAGTGTTGCGTGTTGTAAAGGTGCAAAGGGATGAG TCAGATTCAGTGCACTCTCTTCTGCACATCGAGCATTCTGAATGGCCTGACCATGGGGTGCCAAGCAACAGTAATGCTGTACGACAAATTCTGAAAAGATTATATCACATTCCACGAGAACACCCAATAGTTGCACATTGCAG TGCTGGCATTGGAAGAACGGGTGCTTACATCACCATCCATAATGCAATAGATCGTATTTTACTTGGAGATCAGGGTGCCGTCAATCTTGCTGAAACTCTAAAAAAATTTAGATCAGAACGGCCTGGAATGGTCCAAACAGAG GAGCAATTCAAGTTTTGCCACCAGGCAATCGCAGATGAACTGAAAGATCTGATATCAAATTCAAAACACTGA
- the LOC117833355 gene encoding dirigent protein 22, which yields MAKKAVALLLFLVLVVAAEAHHPEAHDGGRHKDAAAAPTHLHFYFHDTVSGKSPTAVRVLDPPSSSSPMTMFGMVNVMDDPLTEGPEQESNPVGRAQGLYMGSDQAKLGFLQAMNLVFTSGDFNGSTLALLGRNCPLDAVRELPVVGGTGAFRFARGYAQLRTHWLDFRTGDATVEYDVYVMH from the coding sequence ATGGCCAAGAAAGCCGTggcgctcctcctcttcctcgtgcTAGTCGTCGCCGCCGAAGCCCACCATCCGGAAGCCCACGACGGCGGGCGGCacaaggacgccgccgccgccccgacgcACCTCCACTTCTACTTCCACGACACGGTGAGCGGCAAGTCGCCGACGGCGGTGCGCGTGTTGGACccaccttcctcctcgtcgccgaTGACCATGTTCGGGATGGTGAACGTGATGGACGACCCGCTGACGGAGGGGCCCGAGCAGGAGTCCAACCCCGTGGGCCGCGCCCAGGGCCTCTACATGGGCTCCGACCAGGCCAAGCTCGGCTTCCTCCAGGCCATGAACCTCGTCTTCACCTCCGGCGACTTCAACGGCAGCACGCTGGCGCTGCTCGGCCGGAACTGCCCGCTCGACGCCGTCCGGGAGCTACCCGTCGTCGGCGGCACCGGCGCCTTCCGCTTCGCCCGGGGGTACGCGCAGCTGCGCACACACTGGCTCGACTTCCGCACCGGCGACGCCACCGTCGAGTACGACGTCTACGTCATGCACTAG
- the LOC140220180 gene encoding copper transporter 6-like — MLALAVLTEALAVTSCYVARRGAAGTGRDGERGAPASSATHAARMGTAYLVMLAVMSFNGGVLLATVAGHALGFLLVRSRVHPGGGATAPYGSKA, encoded by the coding sequence ATGCTCGCACTTGCCGTGCTCACCGAGGCGCTCGCCGTGACCTCGTGCTACGTCGCCCGCCGTGGCGCTGCCGGCACGGGCCGTGACGGTGAGCGCGGCGCCCCGGCATCCTCGGCCACGCACGCCGCAAGGATGGGGACGGCGTACCTCGTCATGCTGGCCGTCATGTCCTTCAACGGCGGCGTGCTGCTCGCCACCGTGGCCGGGCACGCGCTCGGCTTCCTCCTCGTGCGCAGCAGGGTGCACCCTGGGGGTGGCGCCACTGCCCCGTATGGCTCCAAGGCCTAG